The Conger conger chromosome 15, fConCon1.1, whole genome shotgun sequence genome contains a region encoding:
- the rbpms2a gene encoding RNA-binding protein, mRNA-processing factor 2a isoform X2 gives MSLKNDSEPNNNVSIEEEVRTLFVSGLPVDIKPRELYLLFRPFKGYEGSLIKLTSKQPVGFVTFDSRSGAEAAKNALNGIRFDPESPQTLRLEFAKANTKMAKSKLLATPNPTNIHPALGAHFIARDPYDLTGAALIPASPEAWAPYPLYTTELTPGLPHAAFTYPAAAAAAAALHAQMRWYPSPSEASQPGWKSRQFC, from the exons ATGAGTCTCAAAAATGATTCTGAGCCGAACAACAACGTATCTATAGAAGAGGAG GTACGAACACTCTTTGTCAGCGGCCTTCCAGTTGACATCAAACCTCGTGAGCTCTACCTGCTATTCAGACCATTCAAG GGTTATGAAGGTTCACTGATTAAATTGACATCAAAGcag CCTGTTGGCTTTGTTACCTTTGACAGCCGGTCTGGCGCTGAAGCggcaaaaaatgcattaaat GGGATTCGCTTTGACCCAGAAAGCCCACAGACCCTGCGGTTAGAGTTCGCTAAAGCCAACACGAAGATGGCCAAGAGTAAGCTGCTGGCCACACCGAACCCCACAAATATCCACCCAGCTCTAGGAGCACACTTCATTGCACGGGACCCAT ATGACCTGACTGGAGCGGCACTGATCCCTGCTTCCCCCGAGGCCTGGGCCCCTTACCCACTGTACACCACAGAGCTGACCCCCGGCCTGCCCCACGCTGCCTTCACCTACCCTGCAGCGGCCGCTGCGGCTGCGGCCCTCCACGCCCAG atgcGTTGGTACCCTTCTCCATCTGAAGCTTCCCAGCCAGGATGGAAATCCCGTCAGTTTTGTTAA
- the rbpms2a gene encoding RNA-binding protein, mRNA-processing factor 2a isoform X1 yields the protein MSLKNDSEPNNNVSIEEEVRTLFVSGLPVDIKPRELYLLFRPFKGYEGSLIKLTSKQPVGFVTFDSRSGAEAAKNALNGIRFDPESPQTLRLEFAKANTKMAKSKLLATPNPTNIHPALGAHFIARDPYDLTGAALIPASPEAWAPYPLYTTELTPGLPHAAFTYPAAAAAAAALHAQVRDQPMRWYPSPSEASQPGWKSRQFC from the exons ATGAGTCTCAAAAATGATTCTGAGCCGAACAACAACGTATCTATAGAAGAGGAG GTACGAACACTCTTTGTCAGCGGCCTTCCAGTTGACATCAAACCTCGTGAGCTCTACCTGCTATTCAGACCATTCAAG GGTTATGAAGGTTCACTGATTAAATTGACATCAAAGcag CCTGTTGGCTTTGTTACCTTTGACAGCCGGTCTGGCGCTGAAGCggcaaaaaatgcattaaat GGGATTCGCTTTGACCCAGAAAGCCCACAGACCCTGCGGTTAGAGTTCGCTAAAGCCAACACGAAGATGGCCAAGAGTAAGCTGCTGGCCACACCGAACCCCACAAATATCCACCCAGCTCTAGGAGCACACTTCATTGCACGGGACCCAT ATGACCTGACTGGAGCGGCACTGATCCCTGCTTCCCCCGAGGCCTGGGCCCCTTACCCACTGTACACCACAGAGCTGACCCCCGGCCTGCCCCACGCTGCCTTCACCTACCCTGCAGCGGCCGCTGCGGCTGCGGCCCTCCACGCCCAGGTGAGGGACCAACCG atgcGTTGGTACCCTTCTCCATCTGAAGCTTCCCAGCCAGGATGGAAATCCCGTCAGTTTTGTTAA